The following DNA comes from Weissella koreensis KACC 15510.
CACAAAATCAATAGAATCAGCGTCAATATCATTTAAAAAGTTCAAATCACCACTGATTTGATCTGTTGAAAGTTCAAAATGGTCAGCCACTAAGGCTGCCACACGATCATAAATTACTTTTTTCTCTAACATTTTATTTCTCCCTTAATTACTCTTGACTGTCAATTCTAGCGGCCAAATCATTTTTATGTTCAGCCACAAAAGTTTCAACCTTATTAATTAAATCACTACTTAACATTGATTCGATTTGAACCATCGTGGCAGAAATTGCCTCTGCACTGGCGGAACCATGCGCTTTAACAACCGGAGCTTTAACACCCAAAACAACTGCTCCACCATACTGCTCAGGATTCCATTGATGTGCTATATCTTTTAATGTTGGAAGTAATAATCCCGCTCCCATTTTAGCACGAATTCCACCATTTGAAAGTGAATGTTTTAATGTTTTCATAACGGTTTTAGCAGTTCCTTCAATTGCCTTTAAGGTTGCATTACCTGTAAAGCCATCCGATACTACTACGTCGGCCGGTCCTTGTAAAATATTTGCAGCTTCAACATTTCCTACAAAGTTAACCAAATGTTTTGCATGACCCGCCTTAAGCAACTGATGAGCGTCTTTATGCATTTGATCGCCCTTATCTTCTTCGCCACCATTGTTTAACAAACCTACCCGTGGCTGGTCATAGTGTAAGATTTCATGTGCGTAAAACGATCCCAAAACACCATATTCATAAAGATGATTAGCACGATTATCTGCGTTGGCCCCAACATCCATCATCACAAAAGCATCGTGTTCACCACCCATTGCTGGCAATAAAGTCATTAAAGCTGGACGACTAATCCCTTTAATACGTCCCACTAAGAAAATACCTGCCGCTAAAAGAGCTCCAGTATTCCCAGCTGAAAATAAAGCATCAGCCTCACCATGTTTGACCGCATTGGCAGCCATAACTAATGAACTATTTTTACGAGTACGAACCGATTTAACAGGTTCATCTGCCATTGCAATTGCATCATCTGCTTGAACTAAACTAATTCGGGTCATATCTTTAATTAGAGGCTTAACTTGATCAAGTTTTCCAAATAATACAAATTCTACATTTGGTAATTTGTCTCGAGCACTCTCTACCCCGGATACTACAGTGGTTGGTGCATCATCCCCACCCATTGCATCTACGGCGATTTTATACATCTTTTTTTCCTCTTTTTCTAGTATTATTACATAATATCATATAGATAAAATCACACCTAATCAAAATTTCGATATCTTTCCATCGTTTCTGACAAAAATTTACTAAGCATAATATTTTCAGGTTGATCAGCCCAATCGGGAGTATTCACAATTTCAAGAGCTTCTTGTTGAGCGGTTTCCATCATAATTAAATCATGAACTGGATCCCCCACCTTAAACTCAGGCATTCCAGATTGTCGATTTCCCAAAACGTCCCCTGACCCTCTTAATTCTAGATCTTTTTGAGCTAAAACAAAACCATTGGTCGTTTTAGTCATCGCTTCCATCCGTTCGATTCCAAATTGAGTTTTCGGATCTGAAATCAAAAAAGTATATGATTGACGTTGACCTCGACCAACTCGTCCACGTAACTGATGTAATTGAGCTAGTCCAAAGCGATCAGCATCTAAAATCAACATAACTGTAGAATTAGGCACATCAACCCCGACTTCAATCACCGTAGTTGCCACTAAGACTTGAAATTCATTCCGTTTAAAAGATTCCATCACAGTATCTTTTTCTTGATTAGACAAACGCCCGTGTAGCAATCCTACTTGATACTGTGGTGCAAAATATTTCATAAGGTCTTCATAAACGGCTTGTGCATTTTGAACATCTAAAGTTTCAGATTCTTCAATTAACGGAGTAACTACATAAGCCTGTGCACCTTCATCTAGTTGTTTTCGAATAAAGCTAACAGCCTTTTCAAATTCATTATTTCTTAACCATTGTGTTTTGATGGGCTTTCGTCCAGATGGTAACTGATCAATAACTGAAACATCCATTTCCCCATAAGCCGTAATAGCTAATGTACGAGGAATAGGAGTTGCAGTCATCGCTAAAATATCGGGATTCATTCCAATTTCACGCAATTTTGCACGCTGCTTTACTCCGAATCGATGCTGCTCGTCAATGACAGCCAGGCCAAGATTGTGAAAAGCAATATCCGTTTGTATTAAAGCATGCGTTCCAATTAAAATATCAATATCCCCATTTACTAAATCAGCTAATATCTGCCTTCGCGGACCAGCTTTCATTGATCCAGTCAATATTTCGATGCGAACATCATTTACATCAAAGAATTGGCTCAAAGTTTTGGCATGTTGCTGAGCTAAAATTTCAGTGGGAGCCATTAATGCTGCCTGCATACCAGCTGATACAGCTGCGTACATAGCTAAGGCAGCCACCACCGTTTTACCAGACCCTACATCTCCTTGCAGCAAACGATTCATATGCTTAGGTCGACGTAGGTCAGCCACAATTTCGTTCACCACTTTTTTTTGAGCAGCTGTTAGTTCAAAAGGCAATGTCTGAATAAAGGCTTTTAATTTATTATTATTAAACTCAATAGATCGTCCATGATAACTTTGGTCTGTCATTTTTAATAATTGTAAGCGCATTTGAAATAAAAAAAACTCTTCAAAAGATGCCGTTCGACGAGCAGCATGAGCCTCAATTGCATTTTTTGGTACATGCACTCCAAACAGCATTTCCATTCGTGGTAATAGGCGGTAACGGAATCGAATAGGCTCGGGAATTAAATCTACAAAGAGTTCTTTATATTTACCAAGTGCTTGCTCAATCAGCGCTTTCAATGTTTTTTGAGTAACTTCTTTTGAAGCAGGATAAGTAGCTTGTAGTTCATCCATACTATCTTTGGCTAAAATTTTAATTCCCATCAGGGTTTGGCGCCTTTGTTCATAGGTCCCATATATAGCAACCTCTTCACCTAACTTTAACTTTTCCTGCACCCAAGGTTGATTAAAGAATGTTACTACAATATTTTCGTTTTCGACAAGCAGTCTGAAATTTATGCGTGTTTTTCGATATCCATAACGGGATAAGACCGGTTCAGAAGAAACAAGACCTTTGAATGTTACTTTTTCCCCACTCCCTACTTCGGAGGGTAGTTTGGTGGCCAGATCACTATAGCGTAAGGGAAAATGGCTTAAAAGGTCTTCAATCGTAAAAATTCCTAAATGATGCAACCCATCAAGACGTTTAGGACCTACACCACTCAGTTCTGCGACCGAATCATTTAATTGCATTGTCTCCCCTCCTTTTTTATTATTCTATTAATTATACATTGTTTTTTTACAATAACTAACGAGCTTTATCATAAATCACTTAAATTTAGACCTATTTTTATCACATAATAAATTAAAAAAAGATCGCTTCAATTAGGCGATCTTTTTCTTAATATTTTAAATTAAAATGCTAATGAAATGAAATTTAGTAAGAATAGCAAAGCCACTACCCACAGTACCGGTGTAATTTCAGAAGCTTTCTTTTTGGCAAGCTTAACGATGATAAAGAAAATGAACCCAGCTGCAATTCCATATGAAATTGAATATGATAGGGCCATAAATGCGGAAGTAAAGAAGGCCGGGATGGCGACTTCTAAGTCATTCCAATCAATGGCCTTGAACTCATTCATCATTGAGATTCCCACAATGATCAAAATCGGTGCCGTGGCTGCAGAAGGTATTACCCCCACAAGTGGTGCTGCCACAATTGAGAACATAAATCCAATTGCAATGACCAAAGAAGTTAGTCCAGTACGACCTCCAGCATTAATTCCAGAAGCTGATTCAATGAAAGTCGTCGTATTTGAAGTTCCATATATTCCAGCAAACATTGTGGCAAAAGTATCAGCGACTAGTCCACGATCCATTTTAGATTTAAAGCCTTTACCTTCTTCAAATTCTTTTTGATCTTGCTTTGAAAAAATACCAGTTGTTAAACCAGTTCCAATGAATGTCCCAATCGCATCAAACAATCCGGAAAGTCCCATTGAAAATACCGTTAAAATAACTACTAAAATTTGCTTAGGCGTAGTGAACATCGACCAAAGGCCGTCTTTACCCAACGCTGCCCCAAATACAGTCCCAAAATCATGGAAAGTAGTAACAAATGAATTATGAATATCAACATGAATATTCGTTACTCCCATAGGTATTCCAATTAAGGTTGTTAATAATACAGTAATCAAATAGGCTCCACGAACTTGTTTCACTACTAAAATCACAATAATAATCAAACCAATTAAAGCTAATATAACTGGGGCAGTATTAAAGTTAGCTAATGATGGAGTTGTACCACCACCAGCAACCATTGTTTCAATTGCCTTAGTTCCTTGTCCTGAATGAAAAGGTTTATTATTAATGCTTAAAATACTATCACCACCAACAATAAAGTTAATAAATCCCGCATTTTTTAAACCAATATAGGCAATAAACATTCCAATTCCAGCAGCAATTGCATGCTTTAAAGAAATTGGAATAGCCTTGACGATGGCTGATCTTAATTTTGTCAACGTAATGATCACATCAACTAATCCAACCAAGAAAACCATCCCTAACGCTTGTTGCCAACTAAAGCCTAAGCCAAATACAATGGTATAAGTAAACATTGCTTGCATCCCAATTGAAGGTCCAATGGCATACGGTAAATTAGCAAAAAGTCCTGTAATTAATGTTCCAGTAATTATTGTTAGAATTGTGGCCATGAAGAC
Coding sequences within:
- the acpP gene encoding acyl carrier protein gives rise to the protein MLEKKVIYDRVAALVADHFELSTDQISGDLNFLNDIDADSIDFVELVLEMEDEFDAEIPDEDADKLTTINQTVDYIYEHQAKK
- the plsX gene encoding phosphate acyltransferase PlsX, whose product is MYKIAVDAMGGDDAPTTVVSGVESARDKLPNVEFVLFGKLDQVKPLIKDMTRISLVQADDAIAMADEPVKSVRTRKNSSLVMAANAVKHGEADALFSAGNTGALLAAGIFLVGRIKGISRPALMTLLPAMGGEHDAFVMMDVGANADNRANHLYEYGVLGSFYAHEILHYDQPRVGLLNNGGEEDKGDQMHKDAHQLLKAGHAKHLVNFVGNVEAANILQGPADVVVSDGFTGNATLKAIEGTAKTVMKTLKHSLSNGGIRAKMGAGLLLPTLKDIAHQWNPEQYGGAVVLGVKAPVVKAHGSASAEAISATMVQIESMLSSDLINKVETFVAEHKNDLAARIDSQE
- the recG gene encoding ATP-dependent DNA helicase RecG, with amino-acid sequence MQLNDSVAELSGVGPKRLDGLHHLGIFTIEDLLSHFPLRYSDLATKLPSEVGSGEKVTFKGLVSSEPVLSRYGYRKTRINFRLLVENENIVVTFFNQPWVQEKLKLGEEVAIYGTYEQRRQTLMGIKILAKDSMDELQATYPASKEVTQKTLKALIEQALGKYKELFVDLIPEPIRFRYRLLPRMEMLFGVHVPKNAIEAHAARRTASFEEFFLFQMRLQLLKMTDQSYHGRSIEFNNNKLKAFIQTLPFELTAAQKKVVNEIVADLRRPKHMNRLLQGDVGSGKTVVAALAMYAAVSAGMQAALMAPTEILAQQHAKTLSQFFDVNDVRIEILTGSMKAGPRRQILADLVNGDIDILIGTHALIQTDIAFHNLGLAVIDEQHRFGVKQRAKLREIGMNPDILAMTATPIPRTLAITAYGEMDVSVIDQLPSGRKPIKTQWLRNNEFEKAVSFIRKQLDEGAQAYVVTPLIEESETLDVQNAQAVYEDLMKYFAPQYQVGLLHGRLSNQEKDTVMESFKRNEFQVLVATTVIEVGVDVPNSTVMLILDADRFGLAQLHQLRGRVGRGQRQSYTFLISDPKTQFGIERMEAMTKTTNGFVLAQKDLELRGSGDVLGNRQSGMPEFKVGDPVHDLIMMETAQQEALEIVNTPDWADQPENIMLSKFLSETMERYRNFD
- a CDS encoding NCS2 family permease encodes the protein MFEHFFKLSENHTTVRTEVTAGLTTFVAMAYIIFLNPAVLSMTGMPSQGVFMATILTIITGTLITGLFANLPYAIGPSIGMQAMFTYTIVFGLGFSWQQALGMVFLVGLVDVIITLTKLRSAIVKAIPISLKHAIAAGIGMFIAYIGLKNAGFINFIVGGDSILSINNKPFHSGQGTKAIETMVAGGGTTPSLANFNTAPVILALIGLIIIVILVVKQVRGAYLITVLLTTLIGIPMGVTNIHVDIHNSFVTTFHDFGTVFGAALGKDGLWSMFTTPKQILVVILTVFSMGLSGLFDAIGTFIGTGLTTGIFSKQDQKEFEEGKGFKSKMDRGLVADTFATMFAGIYGTSNTTTFIESASGINAGGRTGLTSLVIAIGFMFSIVAAPLVGVIPSAATAPILIIVGISMMNEFKAIDWNDLEVAIPAFFTSAFMALSYSISYGIAAGFIFFIIVKLAKKKASEITPVLWVVALLFLLNFISLAF